The following nucleotide sequence is from Zea mays cultivar B73 chromosome 1, Zm-B73-REFERENCE-NAM-5.0, whole genome shotgun sequence.
GGTTGTCTGGTCCCACTGGTCAGCGGAGATACGTATCCGGCATCGTGCTTGACAGAGACTCTTCGGTGTTGGATTTATAGGCTACacccaattgagaaattcaattaaatcctagaaaaatctcaaaagcccatgtaTGGGTATGGTGGAACTATTAGTATCATATTGCTAGTCCAAGTGGAGTGAACTAGTTTAAATATGGAGGCtatactcactcaccaagtcatggatgagaggagagagtgtggaaaaCCACACGTGcgtgcgctcgctcgcctcgtctCGTCGCGGTTCGTGGGCCGTCTTTGGGAGGCCTTCGACCCTTTGTTCCAGGTATCCGACATCAGCCCCGAGCCTCGAAAGGTGTATAGTTAAGCACGAGTGCGAAAAAATGTGTACGGAGTCCTTTTGCGCTCGCTGCTGGAGATAGCTTTAAGGAGAGCATTCAAACAACCCCATATATAACAAATGAAGTTCGAGCATGATCACTCCTACTCATCTAGACAAATAACAtggtcggttctgctcatctaaagAAATAACTCATCAAACGTACGTAAGTGGGGAATAGTGGTGTGAATGAGGTGGCGTTTGTCCGCTGGTCAGCAAATTGGGACCAATCGATTAGTCTTCAGTCCTCGACCAATTACGATACGATCATACGTTGATGACCATCAGCGAGGAGAATACCCATTTGTGCCCTTGCCGAGCTCACCGGTCTTGGCGATGTCGACGCCATCTCGGTCGAAGTCGAAGGTACGCTTCAAGTCAACCGTTTGGGACTGTGGGTGTGGCCGTGTGGGGGTATATTCGGTATTCCGCTGCAACGCACTCTCTCGACCCAACGACGAGATCACGACTCACGAGACGTCGTTGTCGACTTGTCGTTGGACACCAAGCAAACCAGGTCCTCGCTCGGTTTGGTTTGCTTACCACTCCGTCCTAGCAGCACGGTCCTCGATTCTTCCGATCGCTCCGGCAGGGCACACACCGAAGAAGGTGGTTAGCGGCCTAGCGCCGCCGAAGAAAGTATGGCAGCAGCCACCACGCCTGAGGAGaacgccgccgccgcggccgccGTGGACGCCATCACTGAGACGACCAATCGCTTCACCGTCAACACGGACGCCGCCGGTGCCGGTCCTCTCAAGCTCGACGACGTGGACGGCAACGTCTACAGCTGCAAGCGCTGCGGCACACTCCTCGCCGTCGCCGACGACATCGTCTCCAAGGTCCGTCGTGTCGTGTTCTCTCGCTTTCTTTAATTGGGCGCGTCTTCCAGCACGAGCGCACGCGAAATTCCTAAGCTAATTTCGGCGTCGCGGCGAATGCGATGACGGATGATGGGAATCGATGTCTTGATTTTCAGAGCTTCCATTGCAAGAACGGGAAGGCTTACCTCTTCGATAATGTGTAAGTGACCTTCCGACCTCTTTCTCTTTGTACATATTCCCAATTATTGTATTTTTATCTTGTCTTAATTAATATTAATAGTCAGAGGTCTTTAAGATAGCCTACTACGTATTAagtggtgtttggtttctagggactaatttttagtctccacattttattccattttagttttaAAATTGCCAAATATAAAAACTAAAACTTTATTCtagtttctatatttgacaatttatagtctaaaatggaataaaatgatgGAACTAAATATTAgtccctacaaaccaaacacccctttaaTCCTCACGATATATGGCTGAAAATATAATAAAATCGTGCGAAGGAAAGAAAAATCTAAATGAACGGCAATGAAGGCAAGccagtttttttttattttgatgAAAATGAAGGGGTCGCTATAGCTTTCGGTGGTAACCAGGCATTATTCTTTCTAGATCCTAGGCCATGTTGGAGCACAAATTGATGCTAGTATAAGCTAATAAGCTTGACGCTTTTGGATCTAAATTGATTATTATTGATGTTTAATCCATTCAATGACTGCGTTGAGCTACTTCAGCAGTTTCTTTTTCATTGGCAtcctaataataaaataatctttTCGCCAGAACTTTCAAAAGACTGAACTTATATATATAGTAGGAAGTCGAAACTATTTAAATAAATTCTATGTTTTCTCTAGGTGAGTCATAATGTTCGCAGTGTTGCTTTCCATGTAATTTTCATATAGCTGCTTCCGGCTAGTCTGAAAGATTTAGGTTGTGGGGTTTAGCCTCCCTTTGAGGGCTAATTTGGTGACAAGGGAATCACGAGGGATTGGAggagattgagggggaaattCAATCCCCCCGTGACCCATCCCCCTCAATCCCTTGTGATCCCTGATTACCAAATCAACTCTGAGTGTGCTCGGATGTGGCTTGTCCGGTTTCAGACCGTTGTTTGTTCTCTCTAAACTCTTTCCCCTTAATTGATGGATAGAGATCTTGCCATTTTCGttcaaaaaaatatatatatcagCCCCCATAAACCAGGGACATGTGCCGGTGCCTGAACTTGCTTATGTTACTTATGCCCAGTGTCAATGTAACCGTTGGAGAGAAAGAAGACCGCATGACGATCACAGGGATGTATTCCGTTTCTGATATTTTTTGTGTTGGCTGCGGAGAGATTGTTGGATGGAAATACGTAAGATTTATAATGATGATttgtcaatatatatatataacatgcTCTAGTTTTGTCTATCGCCTGGACTTCTAAGTTGTATATATGATGCATGGTGTATCTACTCAGGAGGCTGCACATGAGAGGAGCCAGAAATACAAGGAAGGAAAATTTGTTCTCGAGAGgtgatcatatatatatatatatctgatATCCTGTATTTCATGATCTATAGTAAATCATATATTACGACTTGTTTTGAGCCTATGGTTCACTTTATTAGTAAACGAAATTTCAATCTTAAGCAGGTACCAGTTGCTTGGAGCAGAATGAAGACTTGACCGCCGAGTGCTATACACGGTGCTCGGTGGCTGGCTGGAAGAGAGACTAGTGATGCATACTGCATATAACTTTCTTACCGTGTGGATATATGAATTTTAATACGATTCGACAAGCTTAAACTCGTCTGTGGACCCTGTAATAACCGATCCCTCCTGCCATGTTCTTGAGGCCGGGTGCTGTGACTTCATATATACATTAATTATGTATGTATAGACATGGATGTTTGTTGTATGTATGTGTAGACCGTACTAGTTGTGTGATTGTGTCAAGTTCTATGGCGATGATGTGGATGCGTGTATGTATATGTGTATGTCTATTTTTGTTTTCGCCCTTGCCCTTCACAAATCACAACCAACTGCTGACTATTGTTCATCGTCCAGCCAGTTTTATGGTAGAGAAAATGAGCCGTCAACCCCCCGAAGCGGCCCAGCCCAATGTGCGGGATCGGGCTAGGAACATCAGACATGACGTTGAGTGAGATCGCCATCACCATCACGTCCTTGGCGAACTTAGCCCAATGTGTGGGATTTGGTAGGAAGAGCAAATAATAAGGGCCTTGGGTCGTGTTGCCTCCTATGGCAAGGACTTGCAGGAAAAATATGATAGCTATAGCTAGGGTCAGTATCACCGCTCCTATCTGTCACGCAGGCCAGAATGCCAGCTATCCAAGTGTTGCTGGCGAAATGCTTCGAGCCATCATCACCCGTCAGTGGGACGGACCTGCGCACCGCcgtctaaacacatgacatgatgACTGACTTCTCTCTGGGGTTCGCGAGCTTGCCGCGTCGCTACTGCCGGGCGCGCGGGGCGCCTGTCTACTACTCTACCCACCACAGCCCACAGCCACAGGAGTTCGCGCACGGCCCTGGGACTGGGACTGGGACCACCGGCGCGCCGCGCCATCCGGCCATCCCATCATGCGGCGTGCGGGTCGCGGCGCACGGGCGGAACCCACCTACAGTACACTACACGGTTCCTCAAAGTCAAAGGCCCTCCCCGCTGGTGAAAACCGCGCACGTCCCCGTACAGAGACGCCCGATCGGCTTCGCTGGGCCAGGAGGACAAGCGGACGCGAGCGTCGGAGATTTCGAGAAGCGCGGAAAGGGACGCGCACTCGGGCGGCTGCTTGTCGTGCTACTGCTAGGTAGTCCTGCGCTACAGGACTCGACGTGGGGATCCTGTCGGGTTCGGTAGCCAGTGCCGTGCCAGGCCCAGCCAGCGGGCGAGCGTCGTGCTGGTGATGGAGTCATGGACCAAGTAGGCGAACACAGACACGTACTATATACGTACGAAACGTAGTGCGTAAATCATATCTGACCACGTTTGAAACACCGAGTAAAAAAAAACTTACGGAGCGTTTGGATTCCTTGACAAGCTTATTTTCTAGATGGAGAATGTATATACAAGAAAATCACGTATTTTTTAGAAAAGTTCTATATTTAAATAGCAGGTCATATTTGACAACAGGAGTACCACATATAGGAAGAGGAAGAATTCCATCAACGAGTTAATAATGCATGACCAGATTTTCAATCCGGAGGACAAATAGCTGGCCATGTTTGATTATTTTGAGTAGCTCCTTCGTAATGCTAGCAAGAGGAGTTGTTCCCTCAGCCTGAATTTCTTTCATCACGCATGGAGTGGACCTCGTCGAAgtaggagtcgatggagctctcatcTGAATCCTACTCCCTTCCAACATGTgcctcgccgcccttcttcttgtggtagaatctcttcttctccattttttttctttcccttcttgtccttGTCCCTATCATTATAGTCCTCCCCCTCTTGGAATGTGGTTTGTAGTACTTCCCCTTCCGTTACTTGATGATTTGTTGGAAGCTCTTGATAATGGTCATctcttcattgtcaagcttggaggtatCGATTTGAAGCCCCTTGGTTGGTGTAGTTTCCTCCTTTTCTTCTAttaccttgaatgcaacgggttgtggctcGATAGTAGAGGTGGCGCCATGATCCATGTTCCCGATGTGCTTAAAGTCTTtgaccataagttcaaagctcacaaacttactGATCACCTCGTCGGGAGACATCTCTTCGTACCTAGCGTTCTCACGAACTAATTGCACTTGTGTAGGGTTATGAAAGATGAGTGACCTTAGGATGAGCTTGACGACTTCGTGGTCGTTCCACTTGGTTCTCTCAAGGTTGAAGACTTGGTTCACCATAGTCTTAAGTCAGTTGTACATAGCTTagagctcttctcctttgttgaggatgaaccgtccgagctctccctcgatcatctctctcttggtgatcttggtgacccGGTCACCTTCATGCACCGTCttaagcacatcccaaatctcctttgtgcTCTTTAACCTttacaccttgttatactccttccTACttaaggaagcgaggagtatggtggtggcttgggagttaaagtgacgAATTTGGGTGGCCTCATCTGAATCATATTCTCATCTCCCACCTATGGActttgtgcaccaaactcaataatatcccaaatactttcgtggagtgaggttaggtgatgcctcaatttatcactccacatagcataatcctcaccatcaaattgAGGAGgttccctaatggaacagaaagcaGTTGAGagcgtttaggaatgcgaggatagcaaaaTGAAATTTGGTTACTCtttttgcgctcttggcgcttggaGGAGGTCGATTCGGTACCCGATGTTGAAGGCGATGAAGAGTCTGTCTCGTAGtacaccaccttcttcatcttctttttgttCTTGCCATCCTTCTTTTAAGACTTGGTGGAGCCAGTGGATTCTTCTTTTTGCTCTTTGTGCTTGTGCTTATCGCTGGAAGACTTTGTCTCCCTCGATGGCACCTTATCCGAAAGCTCGGGCATTCCTCCCAACGACACCTTCTCATTCTTGGCATgttcatccgacatcactttgagttgttagactctaatgaagtgtagggctccgataccaattgaaagtcgtctaTAGGGGGCGAATAGGTGAcccctaaaatttacaaacttaaacacaaatTCAACCCTAGTTAGTGTTAGAACGAGAATAGAAACGATCAGAGTGTGGAGGAAATAGTTCTCTTTGCACAAGTTGCTCAAATGATTGTAGATTACTTTAGGGAGCAACTTAATTGATATGGAATAAAGTGCAAGTGAGAGAACTAGATAGATGAATGAGAGGAAGAACCAAATCGCAAATGAGGAtcatgtaacacctcaggtgttaccatggctagagcacaccttggcactaaggactgtgatcatatgtggtagagacttaggaaaacacataagaacttggagatcatgtgttaatcaaagtttgttaatgacctaagaagtattactcaaatctttgtacacttactaccttggataagaggggggaagtgtcggtgttttgggtccgaccgcacacccggggttgcccctcaaggtgcttttaggagtaggacggtgtcgacgactgtagcaaaatggttcgtgccgatcgcacgagggacaatggacaaggtttgcaggttcgggccgcttagaagtgcgtaacaccctacgtcctggtgagtatacgagcgtggttacaagaggattctctggatagagggcacagagaatgtttgtgggtggctaagtagagtaGGAttaatcgatctgaaggggtgccccctaggccttatatacccggccgtggagcattacacATGTTATGAtagcaacaagtagctgaaagatagtgaacttcttgagcttatccctacgtaacctccgccgacttatccttgtatggttccgttgcatgggggctttagcgcgggaaagtcgggtctctgtttgtgattcattcgttcgacgttgtgggccgcctgtgtttgcactaatcagttccGCGTCCTCTTTATTGgtggtctttccctaggcccacgaaagaatgaccttacgaactattgggcccttgggcttttcgtgaggccttttacttctttagtggacccaggggatatctatcccccacaagcccccgatctttgagttaatttagaggtaatcaactcaaagatccaaggtccagaaaatgacttcctgctgcctcctctggctctgatcactcgttcgaccaaagtttggttttgtgcttgtgccttagaaatcggcattttggattataagattctggacttccttgggtgcaccgaaggtgcacccaatgggtgtagcccccgacctttgagtagattttagaagataatctactcgaaggtcttctccgAAGAttctctccattcgcgctcctgcatctcagttgaggattgatctttccaatcttgttctacgccttagaggtcggcactatattgatttagaatgataatccatggggtgcaccgaaggtgcacccaatgggtgtagcccccgaccttcaagtggatttttgaggataatccactcgaaggtcttccttctgtgtccttttgctgagaattatcctttctgcttgtaaaaaattggcatgatgtcatccgcgctatgtcatcagtttttatgcttcagaggtcagcatgttttttgtcttttgcagccgagttcgcaatccgtccatatctcgctaggtagtgtaatttatttgccctgtgactgattggacatttgatggacgttctctgtctagtcttcaagtcatttctgtcgaccatattttgcactccactagctatatttggcttccctctaactcttgttgatatctcatttttgtcttgaggtattcactgcacgccctgcacggatgtgaccgtttgaaaaatatactgataattcctgggcgtccccccccccaatgggtgtgggcaagggacggcttggtacgctgagtgttttagcatggttgcctctgagtagtaatgcgatgggacggctagtgtaatcatatcctttgcgctgttgactggagtcccaatgggtgtagtgttgcatgaaacggcgtccgccgcctgacgtgtcttcgggtgggtggaagtgcttattgaatgccttgcgactgttcagtgaccgcggttagaagtgagcggttgcctttcccttctataaataacccctttgcttctctggtttcttcgcaTCTCTTCGTTGCTCtttactgcctcttccctttcttctctcccaaagttctcaaccatgggcaagaacaacaagcgtaagcgtgagctgactcctccatcagaggagtttggtgactcggagtactcggaggaggagttctcctccgagcccgaggggtctccggctcccgtctctcccccggcgtcgtccgatgactcggacgactcccaggggatagccgcggaggtctggacatacatccgggccgtcgagcgcgccgggctcgaaggctcggatgagtcggagtactcctcggatgaggaggactcggacggcggcgaggagggtgaagacgacgacgacgacgatgacgacgatgacggcgacggcggcaacagtggcgggggcggcggcgacggcagaggcagcaccaagggcggcagcggcggcagcggagacagcaccaggggcagcggcaggggcagcacccagggcagcggcggcggcaggggcagggccagtggctaggtgccactggtctttttagattttagtatagtttagtatataaTGTAGTAataattagtgtaatttagtagtagtagtagtataatatagtttagtagtagtagtaatgtagagtagaattagggaagtatcaactcataaagagttggtttgtaacttGTTAACTTCCCTTCAATGAAAGTTGTCGTTTATATCCTCTTTTTGATGACTCGTCACTggttttgctaagtgttgaatcgattcttttgatatagtagaaacagcgccgagcggttgtgaagattgacatcagcgttttagaagtaacactgatCAATCGAACACAAAAACCGTCGTCTCAGAGgcgatgccgaatgatagaaggttggcatcggtattttagaagtaatgccgagcgattgaacacgtggtcggcgctttagaggcagcgccgagtgattgaaggtcggcgtcggtattttagaagtaatgccgagcaattgaacacgtggtcggcgctttagaggcagcgccgagtgactgATAGTCGGCGTCGGcactttagaagtaatgccgggcGATTGAACTCgtgatcggcgttttagaggcagcgccgagtgattgagggtcggcgtcggcattttagaagtaatgccgagcaatcgaacacgtggtcggcgctttaggggcagcgccgagtgatagaaagtcggcatcggcattttagaagtaatgccgggcGATTGAACTCgtgatcggcgttttagaggcagcgccgagtgattgagggtcggcgtcggcattttagaagtaatgccgagcgattgaactcgtgatcggcgttttagaggcagcgccgagtgattgagggtcggcgtcggcattttagaagtaatgccgagcgattgaacacgtggtcggcgttttagaggcaacgccgagtaatagccagcttcttcaagtttctttgaggaaaatggccgagtgatgaggtggcacatcggctttcttggaaataactgttagatatccacgtggcatgctgagatttcggagatgaccgccggatGATGACcgggcacttttgaaaaggtatctggctcaagaatatcctttaagtgtcgcgctttcagccgcctttgctttccgtgccctagttcttgcatttccgcatctgagtcttcttggccactcgcctcctactctgtttcgcTAGCGAGAAGCAagaatggcgcccaagaggaaaaccgcgaactcgtctgctgcagtgatccccgccatcgatcccaacagtcagttacccttcgcaggtaaccatatgtctgtgatttctgaagttgagcttcttcgccttgtttccgtcggggttctccctccacgggaactctgttcttggcgttcttgccatgggactactgtcccaaccgaagatacccacgaatcagtggtctatactcctttccttcttcgcggcctcggccttcccatatctccttttttccgtggcatctttgatttttatcatatcaacctgactcacctgaaccctaactccattctccaaatttctattttcgttcacctttgcgaagcttatcttggcgtgctgccgcattttggcttatggaagtatctgtatcattgccgtcctgggatggccggggggcaacatcaattggttggaggtgccagtttagagatgcgccgggggcggaagaccgagtatcttgagatacctctcaaggatagcattaaaggctggcgtctggagtggtttatagtggacaattatggaaactctcttcctcctcgctcagggagacaggcagacgttcgcactccgagttggactgaatctcccacggaccaagaagtagccgaggcgggcgtgttgcttactgaggttggattactgaaagagagaggtctgactgccgaagctgtggtcacagattttgttttcaaaaacattcagccgctgaaggacagggcctatccagcatatctttaccgagggctggccgacccaactcgagttactaataggagaattccttctgttgatttggtgagccgactcgagatgatcctcaggggtaaggtttcaaacgttggagctccagtggcatactcggcttggaacctgccttctcccaaagatttcactctttttgtgtccaatccgcccgtgacagatagcaatttgggtcttagagttcgaccttctgctgaagatgtccgttccttagttgcttcgctcggggagatacctgatgatgaacgacagatttattttgaagtgcccctgaaccctagtgacgcagacataaatgacatgctcgatctgctagctgaggattcgtctgatactgttcctgatggtacactggcagtggtgccgcctccagaggttgatgcgaccttggatgtctcgaaacctgccaatattcgcccgaggcgtcctagccgaaccagtcagcccgagccttctgctgatgagcagaaaaggaaaagaagacgcctccggcgagtgtctagctttgatgaggacgccagcaccttagctcctactgctgaagaaatgactgcgACTGGTCTAGCTgacgttgatcccaatgggtgtgctctgcCTGTTGCTGACcctaatgaggatgctgtttgcgctgctgctgtggaagatgaggaggaagagaatgaaactccattaactcggaagaacagtcggcagctcgtcgctagcggtggtagtagtggggttccttctcctgccttgtctgctcttattggtctgcaagaactgtccatgaccaattttgatcaagctctagaggatatggtccctgagaacttgctgttggaacctgcagacgttgatgcaacagaaatttgcgcagccgtgccaga
It contains:
- the LOC100285476 gene encoding protein yippee-like codes for the protein MAAATTPEENAAAAAAVDAITETTNRFTVNTDAAGAGPLKLDDVDGNVYSCKRCGTLLAVADDIVSKSFHCKNGKAYLFDNVVNVTVGEKEDRMTITGMYSVSDIFCVGCGEIVGWKYEAAHERSQKYKEGKFVLERYQLLGAE